The DNA segment agggggaaaagCTGAGGGATGATATTCTTGCACGGTGCAGCAGGGAACTTGCGCAGTTGGGACTACGAGGAgtggatttttttctctctctccctctcgttcaGCGAGAGAAAGCTCGGAGCCCGGGCTGGCCAGATGGTGGGGTCAGGGATGTTCTGGGCTGGAAACAAAAGGGATGTTTTTCCAACAAAAGGGGGGAAAGAACCGGAGAAAAAACGCTGGCACCTTCTCTTCTGCGCAGTCTCACACTAACCCTAAAGTCATTCTGTGAGCACTCACCGGAAGTTCAGCTCCCTGCCATGACTGGGAAAGAAGAGGTATTAGTATTGATGATGATTTTAACCTAGTGTTAccttctggtgtgtgtgtgtgtgtgtgtgagagagagagagggggggggggggggcggaaagaGTGTGTGTTGTGGCTTAACCGTACATCGTTTGGTAAACACGgtacgtggggggggggggggggagagctgCTGCTGGTTGGGTTGGGGTGTGGATGGGAAACTGGGGTGGGGAGATTGGGGGCGTTTTGAAGAAAGCAGATCGATCCCGTTAAACAaatgtctcctgttcctgtttcagaGATGATCGGTCTTCAGGGTGGATGAAGAAAttacaccctcccacccccacctttccccccctccccccccccaaaaaaaacacacacacacacatacacacaaatcaCTGAAGAACAACAacaaaaggagacagagagagtgagaggcatCGCTTCGGTTCAGTCCGTCCCTGGGCGGCGGCGCTGATGATGAAGATGAAAAGGAACTTTGTGGTTTTCCGATGGAAATGGAAAGCTTGAGGCGCTGActcgaggaggaggaggaggaggaggagggagggagggagaggaggggagggggatcgAACACTGCCCGCCGCCACCTCGATGGCGAACGCCAGTGAGCTCGAAGAGACCAACAGTTCTCTTCAGAATTACGCCATCACCGCCTCCGCCGTCAAACTGGCTTCTCTGGGATTGATCATCTGCATCAGCCTGACCGGGAACCTGCTGCTCTCCTTCCTCATCTTCAGAGAGCCGAGCCTGCACCGCGCTCCCTACTACTTCCTGCTGGACCTGTGCCTGGCCGACATCGTGCGCTCGCTGCTCTGCTTCCCCTTCGTGATGATCTCCATCAGCAGCGGCTCGGCCTGGACCTACAGCCTGCTGAGCTGCAAGATCATCGCGTTCGCCGCCGTGCTCTTCTGCTTCCACGCCGCCTTCATGATGTTCTGCATCAGCATCACCCGCTACATGGCGATCGCCCACCACCGCTTCTACTCCAAGAGGATGAGCGTGTGGACTTGCGTGGCGGTCATCTGCATGGTGTGGACCCTGTCGGTGGCCATGGCCTTTCCGCCCGTCTTCGACGTGGGCACCTACAAATTCATCCGGGAGGAGGAGCAGTGCATCTTCGAGCACCGCTACGTGAAGGCGAACGACACCCTGGGCTTCATGCTGATGCTGGCGGTCATCATCGCCGCCACCCACCTGGTCTACGTCAAGCTCATCTTCTTCGTCTACGACCACCGCAAGATGAAACCCGCGCAGCTGGTCCCCGCCATCAGCCAGAACTGGACGTTTCACGGCCCCGGGGCGACCGGCCAGGCGGCCGCCAACTGGATCGCCGGCTTCGGCAGAGGGCCCACCCCGCCGACCCTGGTGGGCATCAGGCAGACCGCCCACAACCAGAACAAGCGACTGCTCGTCCTGGACGAATTCAAGATGGAAAAGAGGATAGGCAGGATGTTCTACATCATCACCGTGCTCTTTCTGCTGCTCTGGTCCCCCTACATTGTCGCCTGCTACCTGCGGGTCTTTGTCAAAGCCAGCACCATCCCACAGGTCTACCTGACCGCTGCAGTGTGGATGACATTCGCCCAGGCGGGGGTCAACCCCATCTTATGCTTTATCTTCAACAAAGAGCTGAGGATTTGCTTCAGAACCCACTTCCCTTGTTTTCAAAGCACACAGACGCCCAGGGAAGCTTACTGCGTTATTTAAAGACATGGGAAGAGAAGGGACCCATCCCCCTTTCTTCCCACAGCTTGAAAACCCACGCACTGCGCACAACACACGAAAATCCAATTTAATCTTAATGATGTACATGCAGTCGTTTGGCGGATTAACCTTAGTCAGAGGACAGTCACGTCCAATGGTTTCTGTTTACATTGAAGAGGTGGGAGAGCTGAGTGGAGTGTTACCAGGACAAATTAATCTCTCTGGAATACGAATTTAATGAGGCCACTTATTATTGGCATATCTGACATCGTTGGCCCAAATTTCGTAGAATTATCACCGAGTGTTCGAAAACGTACAGATCAGGGAATTAAAACACAAATAAGCACTTTCCCCAATCTCAGAGTGTCGTTTTACAACAAACGAATTGAAAGTTTGTTGGCTAGCTGCGCTGCCCTTTAAACTCGGCAGATTATTCACAAATATCCAGAAGACTAAATGGAACTGGAATgtaaaaaaaatgtacaaatcATAATTTCAGTGACACGTTTCCCCCTTTCCAATTTAAGAACTCTGTCTGATGTACTTTCCCTTTTGATATTTTCTTAGCTTGTTTATCTGCATTGTAATatattggaaaaaaaatgttttgacctTTAAACGTTACTTTTTGCAATTTCATATCTTAATGTGCGTTTTACAAACTGTCTTTGAAAAACAGATGTCAATTTTAAATTACTTTCTCTAGCTAAATGTAAATAACAGTCTGATGGTTCAGTGTTAGCTGTAGTTATTGTCATACAAATTAACAACTTAGTAAGTTATACTGTGCTCATAATTGATTCAAGATGGTAGCTTTTATTCCTCTTGTACATTTCCACGGTTTTTACTTGAAAATAAATTTATTGAGCAgaagaacattttttttctctccacagtgaGAATTAAATTAACAGGTATCAAATTAAATGTACTTTGGGGTGCATTTTAGTAAAGATTACATTTGATAATTTATATAATTTATACTGAAAAGACAAAGCTGAGGGCCCAGTTTTCTGTCTTGATTCATAAGGAATGACAACATTGAATAAAGATGGCAACTGCAGAAAGAAAGGTACAATATCCAGGAAACTTTGTCAAACATCAGACCGGAGGTGACACATTATTTCAGTTTTTGTCAACAAAGATTTAGTTGAATGGTAGAATTGACGAGGGACAGAATAGCCAACTCTTGTTCCTAAAACTTTCCAACTAGGATAGAAACTGGCAAGGTTGGTGAAGTGCAACTTATATCCTActaaattttctcaccattttcaCACTATTATGCAAGAAATGACTGCCAAAAATGTCGACACGTATCAGGTAAATGTTACCAGAATATAGTTACTTTGTTTAGCCTGTTGCTCACATTGTAATACAAATGCTTTATTGAACAAATGACTTGGATTAACATTTGACAAATACTTCAAGATGTGGTACAATAgacattaacagctattcaccttcCTGGCCAGATCATAACCCACTCCTTTGTCCATCAGTTTTTCtccctctttgggctctatccccatctatcatttacaccttaccccgtcccccaccctatcttttgcatataaaccaacattttcctagcaaCCATcaattctaaggaagggtcatttaactcaaagtgttaactctgattctctccacagatgctgccagacctactgagcttttccagtgatttctgtttttgtttttgaaataagATGTACTGTATTTACTTAGGGTATATAACCTACTAAACTGCAGTGTAACTTATTCTGGAATGATACAACTCTTTCCCAAAAGTTAGAACAATTCATTATTTGCTTTTGTTAATGTGAAAATGAGAGGCAacacttttaaaatgaaaattataATTCTTTATTTGGCATGTTGGAACCCTGTCACaaagttgaaaaaaaaataaaggttatgaaaataaattttaaatataCTTGAGGCCTTTTATTACCCACCCAATTTGCTAGCTATGTTTTCACCATAAAGTGGACTATGACATTGTGATGGTTTGGAAAGGACATAAATAAATGGAagaacaaaaaataaataaaaaggaaagcaggaaagaatGAGATGGTGCAGAACTGCTGAAATATAAACCATGCAATTTGATTAAAGGGTTAAAGTGAAAAGCTGCAGATGTGTTTGAACTTCAAATTAACATTTGTTCTCACAAAGAGGCATTTGAATCACACCTGTGATGTAAATTGGTATTAATGAGGTACTAGATTTGATACAATAAAAACGATCTAAAGGAATAATTGTTTATTGTTTTTGGAATTATATAATTTGAATATGGTCAAATATGTATGATGATTGGTAAGGTCCTTTATGATCCAATGTGAAATGACCAGCATAGTTTCTATTTCAGGTATCCAAAACTCAATAGATTAACTTGAAGCTTAAGAAATGGGAGAATTTTAATTAACGattgtgtaattctggtcttaaATGAGGGTATCTACATATGCCAAGAGTGAATTACAAATGCATTCTTCCCAAACAGGATTAAAATTGTGTTCCACATTTATACATGAGCAAGTTATTTGTATAATTTTAAATAGAAATGTAATAAATGCTGTCTGAGAACCATCAGCATCATGTAGAAAACTTCAATACTTCCATTGGTTACACCAAACAGCTTTCACTTTCCTTGAAATTGTTTGATGACTAGACTGAAAATGCactaaaaagattttaaaaaggatggACTTAGTGACTTGAAAATTCAGCAGCCTCAGGTAATTGCAAATTTTGGAATATTAAACtctgaagcaaaaataaaatgacaACATCGTTGATGATTATAAAACTGAACTTCTTGTGTCATAGTAGATTTTGCTCAATAATGAATGTTACATTTCTGATCTGCATTTGCAAGAGCATTTATGAGTGTTTCCATGCAGCTCGTCTCCGTGATCCCAGTGCTAAATGTATAAATCATTTCAACTCAAATCATGACTAAAATCAAGAATTGACCAATTTTGAAAAAGGGAATTTTGCTTTTCTCGAGACTGAGTTTTACAATGGATTACAACATCATTCTTTCATCGAAACAAATCCTACCCAAACAGgaaatttataattttttttgtgaCTGCAGTATTTCAATGTGAAATGACTGTGTTCATGACTGTGGGAATGGTGCATTCATGAGTGTGAACCTGACAACATTATTTTAGCATCAACTGGTTAACTTACTTAGGCCACTAGGTTGCTGGTATAGAAATGGTTAAAACAAATTATGTTGTAAGAATGCAATGGTTGGCAAGCCTATAAACCTATAATCCTATAATTTGTTATCGAAAGAAAAATATTCAGAAGAGCCTTTAACTCTTGCACTTTACCTTCACATCAAAGAACCATCTGGGGATTCACTGTTATCTGCAAAGGATTATTATATACTAAAACATTTTGTATTCTTGATTAACAAGGGAGCCAAAGTGTATCGAGGTAAATTAGAACATGGAGTTATGACTgcgattagatcagccatgaacttattgaagGCAGAGTGGGCTTCAGAAGCCTAATGACCTACTCTTGTCTGTAGTTCAGAGATAAAATTTTATCAACTATTACACAATAAATCATCCTTCTCTAATAAGCTAACTTCTTGTCAAATTATTAAAGAAAGTAAGTCAAACAAAATTATTTATTCTCCTTTCAGGTATTGAGGGTGTTACTGGCAAAACCAACATTTTTTACTCACCCCTAATTGTCCTTGTGCGTAGTTTACGTGGTcatttaagaat comes from the Hemiscyllium ocellatum isolate sHemOce1 chromosome 14, sHemOce1.pat.X.cur, whole genome shotgun sequence genome and includes:
- the gpr27 gene encoding probable G-protein coupled receptor 27 produces the protein MANASELEETNSSLQNYAITASAVKLASLGLIICISLTGNLLLSFLIFREPSLHRAPYYFLLDLCLADIVRSLLCFPFVMISISSGSAWTYSLLSCKIIAFAAVLFCFHAAFMMFCISITRYMAIAHHRFYSKRMSVWTCVAVICMVWTLSVAMAFPPVFDVGTYKFIREEEQCIFEHRYVKANDTLGFMLMLAVIIAATHLVYVKLIFFVYDHRKMKPAQLVPAISQNWTFHGPGATGQAAANWIAGFGRGPTPPTLVGIRQTAHNQNKRLLVLDEFKMEKRIGRMFYIITVLFLLLWSPYIVACYLRVFVKASTIPQVYLTAAVWMTFAQAGVNPILCFIFNKELRICFRTHFPCFQSTQTPREAYCVI